A region of Toxorhynchites rutilus septentrionalis strain SRP chromosome 1, ASM2978413v1, whole genome shotgun sequence DNA encodes the following proteins:
- the LOC129761450 gene encoding probable cyclin-dependent serine/threonine-protein kinase DDB_G0292550 has protein sequence MASILEIIKTTSSIVPQFDGNIDKLKAFADALNLVKTFETPENKATIINVILTKLEGRARNAFTETPTSVSEISKILKAKITTSPPEQVLAKMANLKQNGGIEQFCLDLEKLVFSLETAYTAKEIPPQVAKSMANKEGVKHLAGGLKNEKTSLIIRAGNFNSYSDAMTKALEENLNNASASVFAYSQTNRNANRFNNNVDTHYNNYRRRPNDFHNRGRNQNNFNRNNFNQNNFQNQPRNNYNRFGQQNQVRDQFSNINPQRNNNNNNRRNTNFNRPQQYIRLTGNESQPTDALQSEPALTLEENKHYGDQH, from the coding sequence atggCTAGCATACTCGAAATAATCAAGACTACATCGTCTATAGTTCCGCAATTCGACGGAAACATAGACAAACTGAAAGCCTTCGCTGACGCTTTAAACTtggtgaaaacatttgaaacaccGGAAAACAAAGCAACCATAATTAACGTCATACTAACCAAACTAGAGGGACGGGCGAGAAATGCATTCACTGAAACACCGACATCGGTGAGCGagataagcaaaattttaaaagcTAAAATAACGACCAGCCCACCGGAACAAGTTCTAGCTAAAATGGCTAACTTGAAACAAAACGGTGGAATCGAACAATTTTGCCTGGATTTAGAAAAATTGGTGTTCAGTTTGGAAACAGCGTACACCGCTAAAGAAATTCCGCCCCAAGTTGCCAAATCTATGGCAAACAAAGAAGGCGTCAAACATTTAGCCGGAgggttaaaaaacgaaaaaacctcgCTCATCATAAGAGCAGGGAATTTCAATTCATACTCCGACGCGATGACTAAAGCGTTGGAGGAAAACTTAAATAATGCGAGCGCATCAGTATTTGCATACTCGCAAACCAACAGAAACGCCAACCGTTTCAACAACAACGTTGACACACATTATAATAATTACAGGCGCAGGCCAAACGACTTCCATAACCGCGGTAGAAACCAAAACAATTTCAACCGCaacaatttcaaccaaaataatttccaaaaCCAACCGCGTAATAACTATAACCGTTTTGGCCAGCAAAACCAAGTTCGAGACCAATTCTCAAACATAAACCCACAgcgaaataacaacaacaacaataggcggaatacaaattttaaccGCCCTCAGCAATACATCCGCCTAACGGGAAACGAGTCACAACCGACGGATGCCCTCCAGTCCGAACCGGCATTGACATTGGAGGAAAACAAACATTACGGAGACCaacattaa
- the LOC129762734 gene encoding uncharacterized protein LOC129762734, giving the protein MACAQCQKVVSNSDRIFCQGYCGKPFHMICAKVDIPLLDQLGLYANNVFWMCNCCAELFKNSSFRNMIDNGTSGCSEPKEIVSLKDDIAKLSQVVEGLAAKVDAKTLAPNKSTAWVNAKRSAMESNTPKRRRGDTGSPISSPTMPTRTCGTKPMSAFDPQTTEAEIASLVRECLDLGSCTEPKVIKLVPKGKELSAMNFVSFKIGISSKLRCSALSRDSWPENVIFREFEDRSKNQLRITRINRILPVEPQPSEGDPVVQMDA; this is encoded by the exons ATGGCTTGTGCACAGTGCCAGAAAGTTGTTTCTAACTCTGACCGGATTTTTTGTCAAGGATACTGCGGTAAACCATTCCACATGATTTGTGCCAAAGTCGACATCCCGCTTTTGGATCAGCTGGGGCTTTATGCAAACAATGTGTTTTGGATGTGCAATTGTTGCGCCGAACTATTCAAAAACAGCAGCTTCAGAAACATGATCGACAATGGAACAAGCGGTTGTTCTGAACCGAAGGAAATTGTCTCGCTGAAGGACGATATTGCCAAGCTTAGCCAAGTTGTAGAGGGTTTGGCCGCAAAAGTCGATGCGAAAACACTGGCTCCTAACAAGTCGACAGCGTGGGTAAACGCGAAACGGTCTGCTATGGAATCAAACACCCCTAAACGCAGGCGCGGTGACACCGGCAGTCCTATTTCCAGCCCTACGATGCCAACCAGGACCTGTGGAACCAAGCCAATGAGCG CTTTCGACCCCCAAACGACTGAAGCTGAAATAGCATCTCTGGTTCGTGAATGTTTGGATTTGGGCTCTTGCACTGAGCCTAAAGTTATAAAACTGGTTCCTAAGGGCAAGGAGCTCAGCGCAATGAACTTCGTGTCTTTCAAGATTGGGATCAGTTCAAAATTAAGATGCTCTGCGTTGTCACGAGACTCATGGCCGGAAAATGTCATATTTCGAGAATTCGAGGATCGTTCAAAAAACCAGCTCAGAATTACCAGGATCAATCGAATTCTACCAGTGGAACCACAACCATCAGAAGGAGATCCAGTTGTACAGATGGACGCTTAA